The Deferribacterota bacterium genome segment ACTTTTTTTCATGGGTGTATAAACCTGGCACAATAAATTTCCATATTTGATATAATATAAAGGGCATACTGAAAAAAATTGCTGCAAAGAAAGACATTTTAAGCTCTGTTATAAATCCTTCAGTTAGTTTTATTATTGCCAAGGTAGAATCTTTAGGTAAATATCTAACAAGGGGCTCAGATATAAAATTGAATATTATTTCACTCTTCCAATAACACAATGAGAATACAACTATTAGACAAATAAATATTTTTATTAATCTAGATCTTAACTCCTCTAAATGAGCTGTAAGAGGGAGTTTTTCATCCATATATTCGTTATTGTTTGCTTTATTCTCTGCTTGTTGCATCTTTATTATTCTCTTTTTCTTCTTTGTTATTCACTTTTTCTATAGAATTAGAAGCATCCTTCTTCTCATCTTTATCTTTTTTGTCAGTATTTATCTCTTTTTGCCATTTGTCCTTATAGATTTCATCTAAATTTTTACTTCTTTTTTTAGGCACATTATTATTAAGATCTAAATCTACAGAGTCTTTAATGTCTTCAAAGGCTCTTCTAAATTGTGCATAGGCCTTTCCAACCATTTTTGCTACCTCAGGCAATTTGTTGGGTCCTAAAATAATAAGAGCAATTATTAATATTATTAATACTTCAGAAAAACCAAATCCAAACATTGTTTATCCCTTATCCTATAAAAATTTTGGGGTACTTAGATAACGTTCTCCCGTATCAGGTAAAATTATGACAGCATTTTTACTTTTTATGTTATTTTTCTTTAGATATTTTAAAGCTCCATTTAAAGCAGCCCCCGATGATATACCTGCAAAAATACCCTCTTTTTTTATGAGATCTTTAGTGTAATTAAGTGCATCTTCATCGCTAACTGTCACAACATCATCTATTAATGATAAATTCAATGTTTTAGGGATGAAACCTGCACCAATGCCTTGTATAGTGTGAGGCTTTGCTGTAAAAGTTTTGCTATTTAACGAACAAGTAATTGCTGGGCTTTTTACTGGTTCTATTGCAATTATTTCTACAGGTTTTTTACGTATTTTTTTAAGGTATGATGCAATACCAGAAATTGTGCCTCCTGTGCCAACGCCTACAAATATAAGGTCAATATTACCATTTAATGCGCTTTCTATTTCGGGTCCTGTTGTAATCTCATGGATTTTAGGATTAGATGGGTTAGAAAATTGGTCAGGCATATAAAACTTGTTTGGGGATTCCTTGGTTAGGGTCTCAGCTTTTTCAATTGCTCCTTTCATTCCTTTATCTGGTTCAGTTAGTATTAGATTTGCCCCAAAAGCCTTTATAATTTTTTTTCTTTCATCACTCATTGATTTAGGCATTATAATATTTACTTTAATATTTAAACTTGCTCCAACCATTGCAAGAGCAATACCTGTATTTCCACTAGTAGGCTCAACAACTTCCATATCATCTCTTAGTTTGCTAGTCTTTAGTGCATCAGTGATCATTCCGTATGCTATCCTATCTTTAACTGAAAATGATGGATTTCTAGATTCGACCTTTGCATATAGATTATTATCTATAATATTTGAAAATGATCTTAAATAAATTAATGGCGTGTTTCCTATTGATTGATAATATTTGTTATATGTTTTAGCCATTATTTTTATATCTTTAAACTGTACAGTTTAAAGCTTTATCTAGTTCACCTGTAATATCATCGACATTTTCTAATCCTACTGATAATCTAATAAAATCATCGCTAATTCCAGCTTCCTTTTGTTCTTCTTTCGTTAATTGGGAATGTGTTGTACTTGCTGGGTGTATTACTAAGCTCCTTGAATCACCAATATTCGCCAAATGTTTAATCATGCTTATATTATCAATGAATTTTTTTCCTGCCTCATAACCACCTTTTATTCCGAAACCAATTATTCCCCCAAAGTTATTTTTTAGATATTTTTCTGCATTATTATGATCTTTGTGGCTTGTTAAGCCTGGATAATTTACCCAGCTGACATTTTTGTGTTCTTCTAAAAATTTTGCTACCTTTAGAGCATTTTGACAGTGTTTTACCATTCTCAATGGGAGTGTTTCAAGACCCTCAAGGATTAAGAAAGCATTGAAGGGAGAAAGGGCTGCGCCCATATCCCTTAGCAATTGTAATCTAAGTTTCATCGAATAAGAATGCCCTTTTAAGGCAGCTTTTTCATGGTTGCCAAATTTTTCCCAAAATTTTAGTCCGTGATAGGAAGGATCAGGTTTAACAAAGTCATCAAACTTACCATTGGCCCAATTAAAATCACCTTTCTCCACAACTGCACCACCTATGGAAGTGCCATTCCCGCTGATAAATTTTGTTAGTGAATAGACTATTATATCTGCCCCATATTCAAAGGGATTAAATATATAAGGTGATACAGTATTATCTACAATAAGTGGTATATTTAGTGATTTTGCATTACTTGCAATTTTATCAAAGTCACTTACACTATTTCTTGGATTGCCTATAGTTTCTAAATAAAAAGCCTTGGTATTTTCATCTGATGCATTTAAATAGTTGTTAGGGTCAGAGGAGTCTACAAAACGCACATTTATACCAAATTTTGAGAGAGTATATTTAAAAAGTGTAAATGTTCCACCATATAGATTAGTTGATGAGACTATATTATCACCGTTTTTAGCAATGTTTAATATAGCATATGTTATTGCAGCTTGTCCTGAGGCTGTTGCAACTGATGATGTTCCCTTATTTAGTGCTGATAATCTTTTCTCTAATATATCTACTGTAGGGTTGTTAATCCTTGTGTACATAAAGCCAAATTCCTCTAAACCAAACAATTTTGCCGCCTTTTCAGTGCTAGCGAACTGATAACTTGTTGTTTGATATATTGGTGGTGCCATTGCGCCTGTTTTATCTGGCGTATAGCCTTCGTGCAATAATAAAGATTCTATCTTGTGCATAATACCTCCTGAAGCATATTAGATTATTCTATGAATTTTAATATATTTAGCAACAATAATTTTTGATATAATATTGATTATTAAGAAAATATTATATAAATATAATATATAAGGAGCATTACTATATGGATATATATCTTATAAGACATGCCCATGCATTAAATAGAGATGAATGGAGTAAAGATGACTTAAAAAGACCTCTTACAAAAAAAGGGGAAAAGCTAGCTCATAAAGCCTTTAAAAAATTTGTTTCTAAGTTTAAGAAACCTAATATAATTTTTACTTCAGAAGCTGAAAGGTCTGTTAAAACTGGTAAAATATTAAATAAATTTTGTAGTGCTAAATTAATAGTTGATAAAAGATTGAATCCAGGTTCACAGATCAATAACTATCACTCAATAATTACTGAATATGCTAAATATGAAGTTATTTCAATAGTTTCGCATAATCCAGATATACAAAATTTTGTATCTGATTATTTATCTGAAGGAAAGTTAATGATTGTTTTAAAAAAAGGCTCAATTATACACATAAAGGATGGTGCTCTTGTAAATTTAATACAACAAAAAATATTAAGATAAGGAGGTTTGGCTTATATATTATTACTTGATTAAGAATTCTAATAAAAATTTTTTGTCATCTTTAAACAATTTATATACTTTAGAACTTGAGAATAAAAATGAGAATAGCTATGAGATTTTTGATACCTTTGAATATTCATTGTATTTTAAAAATATAATATTATATAAAAAAAATGAAGAGTATATTTTATTTTATACTAAAAAAAATAATACCATTACTTTTGCTAATACACCTTTTAAATTTTGGTGGGATGTCGATGATGCCGAAGTTAGAGGAATTTTAAAAGATATTTTAGGTCCCAGAGCTTTAATTTCACTAAAAAAATTTAAAGGTATTGAGGAAATATATAATATATATGATGCAAATAAGAAAATTTTCTCAAAACTTAGCATATATGAAATTTCTGATTTTAATATTCAAGTTTTATATGTCCATAGGATAAAAGGTTATAAAAAAGAAACAAAAGAGATAAATAAGAAATTAAAAGAAATCTTAAATTTAGACAATATAAAAGCAAGAAATCTGCCAGAACATTTGTTTTCAGCTCTTAATTTAAAAATTACGAGATATTCAAATAAAATAGATATTCAGGTAGAAAGGGATGAGAAAGCATATTTAGCTATTTCGAAGATATTAAAAAAATTACTTTCTATAATAAGAATAAATTTATTTGGTATTTCCAATCAAATAGATTCAGAATTTCTGCATGATTTTAGAGTTTCCCTTAGAAGAACAAGAACAGCCTTAAATCAATTAAAGGAGATATTCAAAGATGAAGAAATAGCAATTTTTAAAGATGAATTCGCTGGTGTGATGAAAAAAACAAACTATTTAAGGGATTTAGATGTTCAATTTTTAACATTAATTGAGTTAAAATATGAGCTATCAGGTGATTTGAATGATGGTCTTACATTAATTTTAGATTATCTAGGCAGTAAAATTAATAAAGAATATAATAAATTGGGAAGATTTCTACAAACAAAAAAGTTCAATACCTTGTTAGAGAAATGGAGTAAATTTTTAGATGATCCTAGTGGTAGTGTGCAAGAATATGGTTATAAGCCAATTGGTGAAATAGCATCATTCTATATTTCTAAGGCATTAAAAAAAGTGGATAGAAGATATCGTATTGCTGTTATTGATTTTAATCCAGTAAATATGCATAAATTAAGGATTGCATGTAAAAAACTGAGATATGTATTAGAGTTTTTTAATCCTATTTATAGGGAAGATATTTATTCTGATGCAATATCAGCATTAAAAAAATTACAAGATTCACTAGGTTTGTACCAGGATGTTCAGGTACAGAGTAATATGATATATGAAATACTTAAAGATTTAGGCCAGCCAGAAGGTAAGAGCAGTGTTTATTTAGTGGCTGGTTATATTATAAGGTTGTTAGATGAAAAGAAGAAGGAAAGCTCAACTAATTTTTTAGATCATTATGATAATTTTTATACTCTTATAGATAGTAAGAAATTTAAAAAGGTTATTAATTATTGAAGGTTCTTGCAATTAACAGCTTAAAGGGTGGTGTGGGCAAAACTGCTACAGCAGTTAATATAGCATTTCTAGCCTCATGTGATAATTATAGGGTCTTATTGTGGGATTTTGATGT includes the following:
- the tatB gene encoding Sec-independent protein translocase protein TatB; the protein is MFGFGFSEVLIILIIALIILGPNKLPEVAKMVGKAYAQFRRAFEDIKDSVDLDLNNNVPKKRSKNLDEIYKDKWQKEINTDKKDKDEKKDASNSIEKVNNKEEKENNKDATSRE
- the cysK gene encoding cysteine synthase A; translated protein: MAKTYNKYYQSIGNTPLIYLRSFSNIIDNNLYAKVESRNPSFSVKDRIAYGMITDALKTSKLRDDMEVVEPTSGNTGIALAMVGASLNIKVNIIMPKSMSDERKKIIKAFGANLILTEPDKGMKGAIEKAETLTKESPNKFYMPDQFSNPSNPKIHEITTGPEIESALNGNIDLIFVGVGTGGTISGIASYLKKIRKKPVEIIAIEPVKSPAITCSLNSKTFTAKPHTIQGIGAGFIPKTLNLSLIDDVVTVSDEDALNYTKDLIKKEGIFAGISSGAALNGALKYLKKNNIKSKNAVIILPDTGERYLSTPKFL
- a CDS encoding O-acetylhomoserine aminocarboxypropyltransferase/cysteine synthase family protein, which encodes MHKIESLLLHEGYTPDKTGAMAPPIYQTTSYQFASTEKAAKLFGLEEFGFMYTRINNPTVDILEKRLSALNKGTSSVATASGQAAITYAILNIAKNGDNIVSSTNLYGGTFTLFKYTLSKFGINVRFVDSSDPNNYLNASDENTKAFYLETIGNPRNSVSDFDKIASNAKSLNIPLIVDNTVSPYIFNPFEYGADIIVYSLTKFISGNGTSIGGAVVEKGDFNWANGKFDDFVKPDPSYHGLKFWEKFGNHEKAALKGHSYSMKLRLQLLRDMGAALSPFNAFLILEGLETLPLRMVKHCQNALKVAKFLEEHKNVSWVNYPGLTSHKDHNNAEKYLKNNFGGIIGFGIKGGYEAGKKFIDNISMIKHLANIGDSRSLVIHPASTTHSQLTKEEQKEAGISDDFIRLSVGLENVDDITGELDKALNCTV
- a CDS encoding phosphoglycerate mutase family protein, whose protein sequence is MDIYLIRHAHALNRDEWSKDDLKRPLTKKGEKLAHKAFKKFVSKFKKPNIIFTSEAERSVKTGKILNKFCSAKLIVDKRLNPGSQINNYHSIITEYAKYEVISIVSHNPDIQNFVSDYLSEGKLMIVLKKGSIIHIKDGALVNLIQQKILR
- a CDS encoding CHAD domain-containing protein; this encodes MSSLNNLYTLELENKNENSYEIFDTFEYSLYFKNIILYKKNEEYILFYTKKNNTITFANTPFKFWWDVDDAEVRGILKDILGPRALISLKKFKGIEEIYNIYDANKKIFSKLSIYEISDFNIQVLYVHRIKGYKKETKEINKKLKEILNLDNIKARNLPEHLFSALNLKITRYSNKIDIQVERDEKAYLAISKILKKLLSIIRINLFGISNQIDSEFLHDFRVSLRRTRTALNQLKEIFKDEEIAIFKDEFAGVMKKTNYLRDLDVQFLTLIELKYELSGDLNDGLTLILDYLGSKINKEYNKLGRFLQTKKFNTLLEKWSKFLDDPSGSVQEYGYKPIGEIASFYISKALKKVDRRYRIAVIDFNPVNMHKLRIACKKLRYVLEFFNPIYREDIYSDAISALKKLQDSLGLYQDVQVQSNMIYEILKDLGQPEGKSSVYLVAGYIIRLLDEKKKESSTNFLDHYDNFYTLIDSKKFKKVINY